A stretch of the Anaerobaca lacustris genome encodes the following:
- the hypD gene encoding hydrogenase formation protein HypD, which produces MFDRIAKAQQQIGEACQTLGRPITVMEVCGTHTVAIFRSGIRSTLPEGLKLLSGPGCPVCVTDQGYIDAVLELTKRDDCIIATYGDMIRVPGKAGSLETRAARADVRIVLSSEDALQLARDNPHKTVVFVAVGFETTAPATAVVVKEAAEEGIENFCILSGHKLILPAMRALLSGMNDRVDAFLCPGHVSVIIGAGAFAEIVDDFGRPCVVAGFEPLQIIEGLAEICRQLCAGKPELKSIYSAVVTDQGNTAAQRIIAKCFDDADGYWRGLGKIEKSTLVLKEGYREFDGFKRFGLTDEPGEDLSGCRCGEVLCGLIEPMQCALFGSQCTPHRPVGPCMVSSEGTCAAWYKYGRRD; this is translated from the coding sequence ATGTTCGACAGGATCGCCAAAGCACAGCAGCAGATCGGCGAGGCGTGCCAAACGCTGGGCCGGCCGATCACCGTTATGGAAGTGTGCGGCACGCACACGGTGGCGATCTTTCGCAGCGGCATCCGCTCCACGCTGCCGGAGGGGCTCAAGCTCCTGTCGGGGCCCGGCTGCCCGGTCTGCGTGACCGATCAGGGCTATATCGATGCCGTTCTGGAGCTGACGAAGCGCGACGATTGCATCATCGCCACCTACGGAGACATGATTCGTGTGCCGGGCAAGGCCGGATCGCTGGAGACCCGCGCCGCCCGCGCCGATGTCCGGATCGTTCTTAGCAGCGAAGATGCGCTGCAACTGGCCCGAGACAACCCGCACAAGACGGTCGTGTTCGTGGCGGTCGGGTTCGAGACGACCGCACCGGCCACCGCCGTGGTCGTGAAGGAGGCGGCCGAAGAGGGGATCGAGAACTTCTGCATCCTCAGCGGCCACAAGCTCATCCTCCCTGCGATGCGCGCGCTGCTGAGCGGGATGAACGACCGCGTCGACGCGTTTCTTTGTCCGGGGCACGTCAGCGTCATCATCGGCGCCGGCGCGTTCGCGGAGATCGTCGACGATTTCGGACGGCCCTGCGTCGTGGCCGGTTTCGAGCCGCTGCAGATCATCGAAGGTCTGGCGGAGATCTGCCGGCAACTCTGCGCAGGCAAGCCGGAACTCAAGTCAATCTACAGCGCGGTCGTCACCGACCAAGGCAACACAGCCGCCCAGCGGATCATTGCCAAGTGTTTCGACGACGCCGACGGGTACTGGCGCGGACTTGGGAAGATAGAAAAGAGCACGCTGGTGCTGAAAGAAGGGTATAGGGAGTTCGATGGGTTCAAGCGGTTCGGCCTGACCGATGAGCCGGGCGAAGACCTCAGCGGATGTCGGTGCGGCGAAGTCCTGTGCGGGCTGATTGAACCGATGCAGTGCGCGTTGTTCGGCTCGCAGTGCACGCCGCACAGGCCCGTCGGACCCTGCATGGTCAGTTCGGAGGGCACCTGTGCTGCGTGGTACAAATACGGGAGAAGGGATTAG
- the hypB gene encoding hydrogenase nickel incorporation protein HypB, translating to MEKVNVGTRILSANDQYAMKNVELLAQRKQLCLNMISSPGSGKTTILVRTITDLKKEVRIGVIEGDIQTDIDAERIRATQAPAVQINTEGACHLSARQVYEALAKLPLDTLDAVVIENVGNLVCPSAFELGETGKIVVLSVAEGDDKPVKYPGIFAKSKALLINKVDLLSGSLVDFDLDKVKVDARRLNKSIEIFPVSAKTGEGMQAWYDWLAAQVRQLRR from the coding sequence ATGGAGAAGGTGAACGTCGGCACGCGCATCCTCAGCGCCAACGACCAGTATGCGATGAAGAACGTTGAACTGCTGGCACAACGCAAGCAGTTGTGTCTGAATATGATCTCTTCTCCAGGCTCGGGCAAGACGACGATTCTCGTGCGGACGATCACCGATCTGAAGAAGGAGGTTCGGATCGGGGTGATCGAAGGCGACATTCAAACGGATATCGACGCCGAACGCATCCGCGCGACGCAGGCACCAGCCGTTCAGATCAACACGGAGGGGGCGTGCCACCTTTCAGCCCGCCAAGTGTACGAGGCCCTGGCGAAACTGCCTCTCGATACCCTCGATGCGGTCGTGATTGAGAACGTCGGCAATCTGGTGTGTCCATCGGCGTTCGAGCTGGGTGAAACTGGGAAGATTGTCGTGCTCTCCGTGGCCGAGGGCGACGACAAGCCCGTCAAGTATCCCGGCATCTTCGCCAAGTCGAAGGCGCTGCTGATCAACAAGGTCGATCTACTCAGCGGTTCGCTCGTGGACTTCGACCTCGACAAGGTCAAGGTCGATGCGCGACGCCTGAACAAGAGCATCGAAATCTTCCCCGTCTCCGCCAAGACGGGCGAAGGTATGCAGGCGTGGTACGATTGGCTGGCGGCGCAGGTGCGTCAGTTGCGCCGATAG
- a CDS encoding sugar-transfer associated ATP-grasp domain-containing protein — MRRRLLHRARQIIDVARYARRASPAYRVSAITLFARTVPICLKHQFSGAEAYRLGLFDPTTQAADLSHYCSRKRLTKIQRSLNPPSLAPLLRNKAIFYRFCLAHGIPVPALYAVVFGPTRGWTYRDRAAAGIEQWATFLERDLPAEFVIKPVEAAFGHGVMLFRRQDDRFIDPAGTLFRAAALCESLCTNGRHDGFLIQERLHNHPQLLELTGVEYLQTVRMTTLVDADHRAHVIHAACKLIAGSNVTDNFHGGITGNIQACVDLRDGRLFRPVTASPDTPGYNTLRKHPNTGLDIEGFHLPLWDQACTLVRKAAVQFLPVRTIGWDVAMTPSGPIIVEGNIWWNPPNQHRNLHTILQTIRDLCPFLA; from the coding sequence ATGCGCAGAAGACTGCTTCACAGAGCCCGGCAGATCATCGATGTCGCCAGATACGCCCGGCGAGCCTCGCCCGCATATCGCGTCAGCGCGATCACCCTGTTTGCACGGACCGTCCCCATCTGCCTGAAGCACCAATTCAGCGGGGCCGAGGCATATCGCCTGGGCCTCTTCGATCCGACCACCCAGGCGGCCGACCTGAGCCACTACTGCAGTAGAAAGCGCCTTACGAAGATCCAGAGGTCTCTCAACCCTCCCTCTCTGGCGCCGCTGTTGCGAAACAAGGCCATTTTCTATCGGTTCTGCCTGGCCCACGGCATTCCCGTCCCCGCCCTGTACGCTGTCGTCTTTGGGCCGACTCGGGGCTGGACGTACCGCGATCGGGCCGCCGCCGGGATCGAGCAGTGGGCCACATTCCTGGAGCGCGATCTGCCCGCCGAGTTTGTCATCAAGCCGGTGGAGGCCGCGTTCGGCCACGGCGTTATGCTGTTTCGCCGACAGGATGACCGTTTCATCGATCCGGCCGGAACGCTATTCCGTGCCGCTGCGCTCTGCGAGAGCCTTTGCACCAACGGGCGGCACGACGGATTCCTGATCCAGGAACGTCTGCACAACCACCCACAACTGCTTGAACTGACTGGTGTCGAATACCTTCAGACGGTCCGCATGACCACTCTGGTTGACGCCGATCATCGGGCCCATGTGATCCATGCCGCGTGCAAACTGATCGCCGGATCGAATGTCACCGACAACTTCCATGGCGGAATCACCGGGAATATCCAGGCCTGCGTCGACCTTCGGGACGGTCGGCTGTTTCGTCCGGTCACCGCCTCGCCCGATACGCCGGGCTACAACACACTGCGAAAGCACCCAAACACGGGATTGGACATTGAGGGCTTTCACCTGCCACTCTGGGATCAGGCGTGCACGCTGGTCCGTAAGGCCGCCGTGCAATTTCTCCCCGTCAGAACCATCGGCTGGGACGTCGCGATGACCCCCAGTGGCCCGATAATCGTCGAGGGAAACATCTGGTGGAACCCTCCCAACCAGCACCGGAACCTGCACACGATCCTACAGACCATCCGCGACCTCTGTCCCTTCCTGGCGTAA
- a CDS encoding HypC/HybG/HupF family hydrogenase formation chaperone produces the protein MCLAIPARIVELDEDRATVDAMGNRFAAKTTLLPDVKLGDVVLVHAGFAIARVDEEEAKKTWELFAEIENFEKTQNRVSG, from the coding sequence ATGTGCCTAGCCATACCGGCAAGAATTGTGGAGTTGGATGAGGATCGTGCGACGGTCGATGCGATGGGCAATCGCTTTGCGGCCAAGACGACGCTGCTGCCCGACGTGAAGCTGGGCGACGTTGTCCTGGTGCACGCCGGTTTTGCCATCGCGCGGGTCGATGAAGAAGAGGCCAAGAAGACGTGGGAGCTGTTCGCCGAGATCGAGAACTTCGAGAAGACGCAGAATCGGGTCTCGGGATAA
- a CDS encoding 3-keto-disaccharide hydrolase — translation MTAKQDRTPAQQNLLRTLAVVLVGVICSTGCASQAGKSAEGRWISLFNGKDLKGWHPKITGYDLDDNFGNTFRVEDGLLKVRYDQYEKFDGKFGHLFYETPFSHYRMRVEYRFVGEQTPGGPGWAFRNSGIMFHCQPPKSMRKDQDFPVSIEAQMLGGNGTDKRSTANLCTPGTHIVMNDRLITQHCINSKSETYHGDQWVTMEIEVHGNEKIRHLVNGEVVLEYERPQLDDGDADARKLIKDGNTTLGAGYVALQAESHPLEFRKVELMPLEK, via the coding sequence ATGACCGCGAAGCAAGACCGCACACCCGCCCAGCAGAATCTCCTCCGAACCCTTGCCGTGGTCCTGGTCGGTGTCATATGCTCGACTGGCTGCGCATCGCAGGCGGGCAAGTCCGCCGAAGGCCGCTGGATTTCCCTGTTCAACGGCAAGGACCTCAAGGGATGGCACCCCAAGATCACCGGCTACGACCTCGACGACAACTTCGGCAACACGTTCCGCGTCGAAGATGGGCTCCTGAAGGTCCGCTACGACCAGTATGAGAAGTTCGACGGCAAGTTCGGGCACTTGTTCTATGAGACGCCCTTTTCGCACTACCGCATGCGCGTGGAATACCGTTTCGTCGGAGAGCAGACGCCGGGCGGCCCCGGCTGGGCCTTCCGCAACAGCGGCATCATGTTCCACTGCCAGCCGCCCAAGAGCATGCGAAAGGACCAGGACTTTCCCGTCTCCATCGAGGCGCAGATGCTGGGCGGCAACGGCACCGACAAGCGCTCGACCGCCAATTTGTGCACGCCGGGAACGCACATCGTCATGAACGATCGACTCATCACGCAGCACTGCATCAACTCGAAATCAGAAACGTATCATGGCGACCAGTGGGTGACGATGGAGATCGAGGTCCACGGAAACGAGAAGATCAGGCACCTCGTCAACGGCGAGGTCGTGCTCGAATACGAGCGGCCCCAGCTCGATGACGGCGACGCGGACGCCCGGAAGTTGATCAAGGATGGCAACACGACGCTCGGCGCGGGTTATGTTGCCTTGCAGGCCGAAAGCCACCCGCTGGAGTTTCGCAAGGTGGAATTGATGCCTCTGGAGAAGTGA
- a CDS encoding hydrogenase maturation nickel metallochaperone HypA, producing the protein MHETAVAQGLIEAILQEADKQGGRPVRAKMSCGRLNAVNDEVLRFAFEAIAEGTPCEGMALEIEHKPLQAKCRACESAFAIDLSDARCPRCAGDDFELLPDAPLVLDEIEFEKE; encoded by the coding sequence ATGCACGAGACGGCGGTGGCGCAAGGTTTGATCGAGGCGATCCTTCAGGAGGCGGACAAGCAGGGCGGCCGGCCGGTCCGCGCGAAGATGAGTTGCGGCCGACTCAACGCGGTCAATGATGAGGTGCTTCGCTTCGCGTTTGAAGCGATTGCCGAGGGAACGCCGTGCGAAGGCATGGCATTGGAGATCGAACACAAGCCGCTGCAGGCGAAATGCCGGGCGTGCGAGAGTGCATTCGCAATAGATTTATCGGATGCGCGATGTCCGCGCTGCGCCGGCGACGACTTTGAATTGCTTCCCGACGCCCCTTTGGTGTTGGATGAGATCGAGTTCGAAAAGGAGTAA
- the hypE gene encoding hydrogenase expression/formation protein HypE translates to MAHDEPQRVLLAHGGGGQLTSQLIRELILPHLKNEALSSLGDSACLELASTSICLTTDSYVVKPLFFHGGDIGKLAVCGTINDLAVAGSRPVALTLSLIVEEGFEMGLLERILESIGRTARESHVSIVTGDTKTVERGSADGVFINTAGIGIRLPGVNPGLDRIAVGDRILINGTIGDHGMTIISQREGIRFESRLASDCAALADLTCRLFEQAGGVKFMRDATRGGLAAVLNEMVEGADFGIEIRDTDIPIKPSVQAAADMLGFDVLNIANEGKFVAVVSPATADACLSICRSHPLGRDAALIGEVVASQGAPLVELRTKIGGKRIVQMPYGRELPRIC, encoded by the coding sequence ATGGCACACGATGAACCGCAGAGAGTCCTGCTGGCCCACGGCGGCGGTGGGCAACTGACCAGTCAGCTCATTCGCGAACTGATTCTGCCCCACCTGAAGAACGAGGCCTTGTCGTCGCTCGGCGATTCGGCCTGTTTGGAGCTGGCATCGACGTCGATCTGCCTGACGACCGACAGCTACGTGGTCAAACCGCTGTTCTTCCACGGCGGCGACATCGGCAAGCTGGCGGTCTGTGGGACGATCAACGATCTGGCGGTGGCCGGGTCGAGACCGGTGGCCCTGACGCTGTCGCTGATCGTCGAAGAAGGCTTCGAGATGGGACTGCTGGAGAGAATTCTCGAGAGCATCGGCCGGACGGCGCGTGAGAGCCACGTTTCGATTGTGACGGGGGATACCAAAACCGTGGAGCGTGGCTCGGCCGACGGGGTTTTCATCAACACGGCCGGAATCGGTATTCGGCTGCCGGGTGTGAATCCCGGACTGGACCGAATCGCGGTCGGAGACAGGATTCTCATCAATGGCACGATCGGCGATCACGGGATGACGATCATCTCGCAGAGAGAGGGGATTCGATTCGAGTCGCGATTGGCCAGCGACTGTGCCGCTCTGGCTGACCTGACGTGCCGGCTTTTCGAGCAGGCCGGAGGCGTCAAGTTCATGCGGGATGCAACGCGCGGAGGACTGGCCGCCGTACTCAACGAGATGGTCGAGGGCGCCGACTTCGGCATCGAGATTCGCGACACCGACATTCCTATCAAGCCGTCCGTTCAGGCGGCCGCCGATATGCTTGGCTTCGACGTCCTGAACATCGCCAACGAGGGCAAATTCGTGGCGGTTGTATCGCCGGCGACGGCGGATGCGTGCCTGAGCATTTGTCGCTCCCATCCGTTGGGCCGCGACGCTGCCCTGATTGGTGAGGTGGTTGCGTCGCAGGGCGCGCCGCTCGTCGAGCTTCGCACGAAGATCGGCGGCAAGCGGATCGTGCAGATGCCCTACGGACGTGAGTTGCCAAGGATCTGCTGA
- the nadD gene encoding nicotinate-nucleotide adenylyltransferase, which produces MAKRKIALFGGTFDPIHLGHTRVAEAAAKQIDAENVVFIPAKCSPLKGFSPNATDDDRLRMIELATRGNERFSVSDCELHRPAPSYTLDTVKHFQRECGDDALIYWLIGADSVDDLVLWHRIDELIDVCRLAVMVRGGYAAPSFDRHLQVLGRNRVEKLRRNVIETPSIDISSTLIRRRLAAGEDVGDMLCPDVMDYIRKRGLYRRN; this is translated from the coding sequence ATGGCGAAACGGAAGATCGCACTGTTTGGTGGCACGTTTGATCCGATCCACCTCGGTCACACGCGCGTTGCCGAAGCCGCGGCGAAGCAGATCGACGCGGAGAACGTCGTCTTCATCCCTGCAAAGTGCTCGCCGTTGAAAGGGTTTTCTCCCAACGCGACGGACGACGACCGACTGCGCATGATCGAACTGGCCACGCGGGGCAACGAACGGTTTTCCGTCAGCGACTGCGAGCTACACCGACCGGCGCCGAGCTATACGCTCGACACCGTCAAGCACTTTCAGAGAGAATGCGGCGACGATGCATTGATCTACTGGTTGATCGGCGCCGACAGCGTGGACGACCTGGTCTTGTGGCATCGCATCGACGAGCTGATCGACGTCTGCCGTCTGGCGGTGATGGTTCGCGGAGGGTATGCGGCGCCATCGTTCGACAGACACCTTCAAGTGCTCGGCCGCAATCGAGTGGAGAAGCTTCGCAGGAACGTGATCGAGACCCCGTCGATCGACATCAGCAGTACGCTGATTCGCCGCCGTCTGGCCGCCGGGGAAGACGTCGGCGATATGCTCTGCCCCGATGTGATGGACTACATTCGAAAACGCGGCCTCTATCGGCGCAACTGA
- a CDS encoding glycosyltransferase, with product MCARRILYLSKGGNIGGSHRQLLLLLRGLDASYDPTVVCMTEGEVVEELRSAGIRTEVLSLRPWRKLRNGLCRYWDAEKLVALARRSEPVCIHASDMWLGNYLNWLRWRLQVPSVVHVRGPVTRRGVRKHRLRAATGVISISEKITRVLREVRVDADRMVQIEDAVDIERFKPSEARPVDLSRPRGSGPVLNVGLVGRIEPAKRQLEFIRTAIEVKRRWAAGVRFILIGEVRNHDYGARVNRLVAASGLNGQFIFTGRRHDMPSVLNSLDVLVSLSGGSVMYEAMSCGLCVVSAGFTKPGESIHLRDGETAVVTPTADPVALARVLDDLLRRPERRRRLGAAARVWAEQKLSYRSLVARTTAFYDHLLTGAP from the coding sequence ATGTGTGCAAGAAGAATTCTGTATTTGTCCAAGGGAGGCAACATTGGCGGCAGTCACCGCCAGCTTCTGCTTCTGCTAAGAGGTCTGGACGCCTCATACGACCCGACGGTCGTCTGCATGACAGAAGGCGAGGTCGTCGAGGAGTTGAGGTCTGCCGGGATTCGCACCGAGGTGCTGTCGTTGCGTCCATGGAGGAAGCTGCGAAACGGCTTGTGCCGCTATTGGGATGCGGAGAAACTCGTCGCGTTGGCCAGGCGGTCGGAGCCCGTTTGCATCCACGCATCCGACATGTGGCTGGGCAACTATCTGAATTGGCTGCGCTGGCGATTGCAGGTGCCTTCAGTGGTGCATGTCCGCGGACCGGTCACGCGACGAGGGGTGCGGAAGCACCGGTTGCGTGCTGCGACGGGTGTGATTTCCATCTCTGAGAAGATCACTCGTGTCTTGCGAGAGGTCCGTGTCGATGCTGATCGGATGGTTCAGATTGAGGATGCCGTCGACATTGAGCGTTTCAAGCCGTCCGAGGCCCGACCTGTGGACCTGTCCAGGCCTCGCGGGTCAGGTCCCGTGCTCAATGTTGGTCTGGTCGGGCGCATTGAGCCGGCCAAGCGGCAATTGGAATTCATCCGGACCGCGATTGAAGTGAAACGTCGCTGGGCCGCGGGGGTACGCTTCATACTCATCGGGGAGGTCCGCAATCACGACTACGGGGCCCGCGTGAATCGTCTGGTTGCGGCCAGTGGCTTGAATGGGCAGTTCATCTTCACCGGCAGGAGGCACGACATGCCCTCCGTACTCAACTCGCTCGACGTACTGGTGAGTCTGTCGGGTGGATCCGTCATGTATGAGGCCATGAGTTGTGGTCTCTGCGTGGTTTCAGCTGGATTCACCAAGCCGGGGGAGTCCATCCATTTGCGCGACGGTGAAACGGCGGTTGTGACTCCGACCGCTGACCCTGTCGCCCTGGCGCGTGTGCTCGACGACCTCTTGCGCCGTCCTGAGAGGCGCCGTAGACTTGGCGCCGCCGCCAGAGTCTGGGCCGAGCAGAAGCTTTCTTACAGGAGTTTGGTGGCGCGGACGACGGCATTCTACGATCATCTGCTGACCGGGGCGCCATGA
- a CDS encoding nucleotidyltransferase family protein — translation MGIRQVLQARRDEIVEIAARHGAHNLRLFGSVARGQDTADSDIDLLVATGPTTSSWFPAGLILDLEQILGRRVEIVTEKGLNPHLREKVLGEAVPL, via the coding sequence ATGGGTATCAGACAAGTCCTACAGGCCAGACGGGACGAGATCGTCGAGATCGCAGCAAGACACGGCGCACACAATCTTCGCCTGTTCGGCTCGGTCGCTCGCGGCCAGGACACGGCAGACAGCGATATAGACCTCCTGGTCGCCACCGGCCCAACCACGAGTTCGTGGTTCCCGGCAGGGCTTATCCTTGACCTGGAACAGATTCTCGGGCGACGCGTCGAAATCGTGACGGAGAAGGGGCTCAATCCCCACCTGCGAGAGAAGGTGCTTGGCGAGGCGGTCCCGTTATGA
- the hypF gene encoding carbamoyltransferase HypF — MVKRERIRITGRVQGVGFRPAVYRLARELGLAGTVYNDTQGVTVELQGRKDRIDEFLRRLQSRPDKPPLASIQSCIRVDVEPVEGQEVFSIGRSDSAGEAMSQVTADIATCRDCLAELGDPNDFRYRYPFINCTNCGPRYSILRTIPYDRPNTTMAIFPMCDRCAAQHGDICDRRFHAQPVACPACGPSIQLLGPGGTVLRTGTDGVLSEAARLLRAGKILAIKGVGGFHLAVDALNEQAVVRLRQRKRRDHKPFAMMAASVDAIRTYAVVDGAAEEVLRSPVAPIVLLPKRPGTPIAPSVAEGVGTFGFVLCYAPLHALLFAEGLDVLVMTSANLSDEPLICKNHVALQRLGEVADAFVMHDRQIHRQVDDSIIHLIDDEPVPLRRARGYVPTPILIDRSAGPDILAVGADLKNTFCLVKQNQLILSEHIGDLEDAEVYRHYVGSIEHLRGLFEVQPEVVACDLHPGYLSTHYARSLSNVKVIPIQHHWAHIASVLVEHGHDGPVIGIECDGTGYGTDGAIWGCECMIASLTQFERFGHLDYYPLAGADRASKEAVRPLLSLLRQAYGDGFRLDDFAWLLERIEPERARLGMILEQIEKGVNTVSTSSLGRVFDAVAAVLGLGIYNHFDAQLPMALESVADWHVDACYPFDLIEGEPVRIDLRMTIRQIVEEARQGADVGRLSAKFHNTLVEALLAVAQVARRKTDLDVVASSGGVFCNRYLADRLIRRFKEAGFAVLCNRDVPANDGGIALGQAAVAARMADK; from the coding sequence TTGGTCAAGCGAGAACGCATACGAATCACCGGCCGGGTCCAGGGTGTGGGATTTCGGCCCGCCGTCTACAGGCTGGCGAGGGAGCTGGGCCTGGCGGGCACGGTCTACAACGATACGCAAGGGGTCACGGTCGAGCTTCAGGGCCGGAAAGACCGCATCGACGAGTTCCTTCGCCGCCTGCAATCCCGGCCGGACAAGCCGCCTCTGGCCTCGATTCAGTCGTGTATAAGAGTAGATGTCGAGCCGGTCGAGGGGCAGGAGGTCTTCAGCATCGGCCGGAGCGATTCAGCCGGAGAGGCCATGTCTCAGGTGACGGCCGATATCGCCACCTGCCGGGATTGTCTGGCAGAATTGGGCGACCCGAACGATTTCCGCTATCGTTATCCCTTCATCAACTGCACCAACTGTGGGCCTCGATACTCCATCCTCAGGACCATTCCATACGATCGCCCGAATACGACGATGGCGATCTTCCCGATGTGCGATCGGTGCGCGGCTCAGCACGGCGACATCTGCGACCGGCGGTTTCACGCTCAACCCGTTGCATGCCCCGCGTGCGGGCCGAGCATCCAGTTGCTGGGACCCGGCGGCACTGTCCTGCGAACCGGGACCGACGGTGTGCTGTCCGAAGCGGCCCGGTTGCTGCGCGCTGGAAAGATCCTCGCTATCAAGGGCGTCGGCGGGTTTCACTTGGCCGTCGATGCGCTGAACGAGCAGGCGGTGGTCCGACTGAGGCAGCGCAAACGTCGCGACCACAAACCCTTTGCCATGATGGCCGCTTCGGTCGATGCGATCCGCACGTACGCCGTCGTCGATGGCGCGGCCGAGGAGGTCCTGAGAAGTCCGGTCGCGCCGATCGTGCTGCTGCCGAAGAGGCCGGGCACGCCGATCGCGCCGTCCGTGGCCGAAGGGGTCGGCACATTCGGCTTTGTGCTCTGCTATGCACCGCTGCACGCATTGCTCTTCGCCGAAGGGCTCGACGTCCTCGTGATGACCAGTGCGAACCTCTCGGACGAGCCGCTGATCTGCAAGAACCACGTCGCGCTGCAACGATTGGGCGAGGTGGCCGATGCCTTCGTCATGCACGACCGGCAGATCCACCGGCAGGTGGACGATTCCATCATCCACCTGATCGACGACGAGCCGGTCCCGCTGCGCCGCGCAAGAGGGTATGTGCCGACGCCGATCCTGATCGATCGCAGCGCGGGTCCGGACATTCTTGCGGTTGGCGCCGACCTGAAGAATACGTTCTGCCTGGTCAAGCAGAACCAGCTCATCCTCAGCGAGCATATCGGTGACCTCGAAGACGCCGAGGTCTATCGGCACTACGTTGGTTCCATCGAGCACTTGCGCGGGCTTTTCGAGGTGCAGCCGGAGGTGGTCGCCTGCGATCTTCACCCCGGCTACCTTTCCACCCATTATGCTCGATCGCTTTCCAACGTGAAGGTCATCCCGATCCAGCACCACTGGGCCCACATCGCCTCGGTGCTGGTCGAGCACGGACATGATGGGCCGGTCATCGGTATCGAGTGCGATGGCACCGGCTACGGCACCGACGGCGCCATCTGGGGCTGTGAGTGCATGATCGCTTCGCTGACGCAGTTCGAACGATTCGGTCATCTCGACTACTACCCGCTCGCAGGCGCCGATCGTGCGAGCAAAGAGGCGGTTCGACCTCTCCTGAGTCTGCTGCGTCAAGCGTATGGCGACGGCTTCCGCCTCGACGACTTCGCCTGGCTGCTCGAACGCATCGAGCCGGAGCGGGCAAGGCTTGGTATGATCCTTGAGCAGATCGAGAAGGGCGTCAATACGGTCAGCACGTCGAGCCTGGGCCGCGTCTTCGATGCTGTCGCCGCTGTTCTCGGCTTGGGTATATACAATCATTTTGATGCCCAATTGCCCATGGCGCTCGAATCGGTCGCCGATTGGCACGTCGACGCCTGCTATCCGTTCGATCTGATCGAGGGTGAACCGGTCAGGATCGACCTGCGTATGACGATCCGACAAATCGTGGAAGAGGCCCGACAGGGCGCCGATGTGGGCAGGCTCTCTGCGAAGTTCCACAACACGCTCGTCGAAGCCCTGCTGGCCGTGGCGCAGGTGGCCCGACGGAAGACCGATCTGGACGTCGTCGCATCCAGCGGGGGCGTCTTCTGCAACCGCTATCTTGCCGATCGCCTGATTCGCCGTTTCAAAGAGGCCGGCTTTGCGGTATTATGCAACCGGGACGTCCCGGCCAACGACGGCGGCATCGCTCTCGGCCAGGCCGCCGTCGCCGCCCGGATGGCAGACAAGTAG
- a CDS encoding FxLYD domain-containing protein, which yields MKAIYMGLFFVGLASLTFGCSVAPDGSAGDPLGSHDESGIAVDQADSRPQLVRRGFAIRDFRVIRDEYGRVHVIGEIENVGDATRGVELQAALRDADDRLLAVGHFCPAAGSNIAPGEVWPFTYSFGRQDQGTRAELRIVDAFRSMGGPDPVASAR from the coding sequence ATGAAGGCGATCTACATGGGGCTGTTTTTCGTCGGCTTGGCGAGTCTCACGTTCGGATGCTCCGTCGCGCCGGACGGATCGGCCGGCGATCCGCTCGGGTCGCACGACGAGTCGGGTATTGCGGTCGACCAGGCCGATTCGCGTCCGCAACTGGTGCGACGCGGGTTTGCCATCCGAGACTTCCGAGTGATTCGCGACGAATACGGCAGGGTGCACGTCATCGGCGAAATCGAGAACGTCGGCGACGCCACGCGAGGTGTCGAGTTGCAGGCGGCCCTGCGGGATGCCGACGACCGGCTGCTGGCGGTCGGCCACTTCTGTCCGGCGGCTGGAAGCAACATCGCGCCCGGTGAGGTCTGGCCCTTCACCTACTCGTTCGGACGGCAGGACCAGGGCACACGCGCCGAACTGAGGATTGTCGATGCGTTCCGGTCCATGGGCGGTCCCGACCCTGTGGCGAGCGCACGGTAG